The genomic interval CATCGGCTTCGCGGTGAAGGTGCCCGTCGTCCCGTTCCACACGTGGCTCCCGGACGCCCACGTCGAGGCTCCCACCCCGGCGTCGGTGATGCTGGCGGGCGTCCTCCTGAAGATGGGAACGTACGCGCTGCTCCGGTTCAACTTCACCATGCTGCCCGAGCAGGCGGCGGCGCTCGCGGTGCCCATCGCCCTGCTCGGCGTGATATCCATCATCTACGGCGCGCTGCTCGCGCTGGCGCAGTCGGACCTCAAGCGCATCGTCGCGTACTCGTCCGTCTCGTCGATGGGGTATGTCACGCTCGGCCTCGTCGCCTACACGCTGTACGGCGTCGGCGGCGCGACGTTCCAGATGGTGAGCCACGGTCTCATCTCCGGCCTGCTGTTCGCCTGCGTCGGCGTCATCTACAACACGACGCACACGCGTACGGTCGGGGACATGTCCGGACTCGCGGACAAGATGCCCGTGACGGTCGGCGCGTTCATCGCGGGCGCGTTCGCCTACATGGGCCTGCCGCTGATGGCCGGCTTCGCGGCCGAGTTCTTCGTCTTCGTCGGCTCGTTCGGCGCCGCCTTCGCCGGCGCGCCGATATTCACGGCCGTGGCGATGTTCGGTATCGTCATCGTGGCCGGCTACCTGCTGTGGTCGATGCAGCGCACGCTGTTCGGCCCGTTCCGCTCGGAGACCGACTACGAGGTCGTCCCCGCGGCGGTCCACGACGTGGTGCCGCTGCTCGTGCTCATCGCCTTCATCATCGCGCTGGGCACGTTCCCGTACGACCTCGCGTTCGACATGATACTCGACGCGACCGAACCCGTCCTCGAAACCGGCGGTGAGGTCGCGGCGACCTACGGAGGTGTTCCCTGATGGCGATAGAACCCCCACTCGCGGCCGTCGCGCCGACCTTCGTGTTGGCCGTGACCGCGCTCGTCCTGTTCGCGTTCGACAGCATCGACCCCGATTCGAGCAACAACCCCGTGCTGGCGGGCATCGCGTTCGTCGGCTCGCTCGCCTCGATGGGCGTCGCCGCGGTGTATCTCGTCTCGGGCGTCGGCTCGCCCGCGACCGAGGTGTACGGCGGCCAGCTCGTCGTCGACGACATGGCGCTGTTCTTCCAGTTCATCTTCGGCAGCGTCACGGCGCTCGTCGCGCTCGCGAGCTACGACTACCTGCAGGACCTCCGCTACCAGGCGGAGTACTACATCCTGCTGCTGCTGGCGGCGACGGGGATGAGCCTGATGGCCTCCGCGGGGTCGCTCGCGGTGGGCTTCGTCGCCCTCGAACTCGCGTCGCTCCCCTCGTACGCGCTCGTCTCCTTCCTCAAGGAGGACCGCGGCAGCGTCGAGGCGGGGCTGAAGTACTTCCTCATCGGCGCGCTCTCGTCGGCGGTGTTCGCGTACGGCATCTCGCTGGTGTACGGCGCGACCGGGTCGCTGCTGCTCTCGGACGTGGCGACCGCGGTCGGCGGCTCCGGCCTGCCCGGCGTGCTCGGCGTCGGCGTGCTGATGGTGCTTGGCGGCTTCGCGTTCAAGACCGCCTCCGTCCCGTTCCACTTCTGGGCGCCGGAGGCCTACGAGGGGGCGCCCGCGCCCGTCTCGGCGTTCATCTCCTCGGCCTCGAAGGCGGCCGGCTTCGCGCTCGCCTTCCGCGTGATGGTCGTCGCGTTCCCCATCGGGAGCGTCGTCGGCGCCATCGACTGGGTGCTCGCGGTGCAGATACTCGCCGTCGTCACGATGACGCTCGGCAACTTCGCCGCGGCGACCCAGGAGAACGTCAAGCGGATGCTCGCGTACTCGTCGGTCGGCCACGCCGGCTACGTCCTCATCGGGCTGGCCGCGCTCACCGGCACCGGGAACGCGGACATCGTCCTCGGCTCGGGGATGATCCACCTGCTCGTCTACGGCTTCATGAACACCGGCGCGTTCCTGTTCATCGCGCTGGCCGAGTACTGGGGCGTCGGCCGCACCTTCGAGGACTACAACGGCCTCGCGACGCGCGCGCCGCTGGCGTGCGTGGCGATGACCGTCTTCATGTTCTCGCTCGCCGGCCTCCCGGTCGGCGGCGGCTTCGTCTCGAAGTACTACCTCTTCGCCGGCGCGGTCAACGCCGGCGTCTGGTGGCTCGCCCTCGTCGGCGCGGTGAACAGCGCCCTGTCGCTGTTCTACTACAGCCGCGTCGTCAAGGCGATGTGGATAGAGGAGCCGGCCGAGGGCGTCGACGTGTCCTCCTACCCGGCGACGCTGTACGCGGCCGTCATCGCGGCGGCCGTCGCCACCGTCGTCCTGCTGCCCGCGCTCGGGCTGTTCTCCGGTATCGCGTTCGACGCCGCGGCCGTCTTCTTCTGAGACGGTCGCGTTCTCCACGTTCTCCTCCCGGGGAGCCGTCGGCCCGCCCGAACGGTGGCTTTTACCGCGTGGCCGCGGTAGCTCGGGATATGCCATCCCGGCTCGTGTTGGGGTGCGGGTCGGTCGGCCGCCGCCTCGCCGTCGCGGGGAACGGCCGCGTCCATGTCGTGACGACCGACGAACACCGCGTCGAAACCCTTCGGTCGGACGGAATCGCCGCCACCCGCGGCGACCCGACGGACCCAGACGTGCTCGCGGAGGTCCCCTTCGACCCCGAGACGGTCATCGTCGGGAGCGACGACCCCGCCCGCAACCGCGCGGCCGTCCGCGTCGCCGCCGAGCGGTACCCCGACGCGCGGCTGTTCGCGTTCGCCGGCCGCGCCCCGACGGACGCGGACATGACGGCGCTCACCGCCGTCGCGGACGACGTGGTCGACCCCCGCGCGGAGATATCGGAGTTCCTCATGGAGCGGGTCGGCGACGCCGGCCTCCGCACCCGCCGGCTGAAGCGCGTCCTGCGGAACGCCGCCGCCCCGCTCGCCGTCATCGCCCACGACAACCCCGACCCCGACGCCATCGCCAGCGCCGTCGCGCTGAAACACGTCGCGGAACGCGCCGGAACGCCCGCGGAGGCGTGTTACTTCGGGGACATCAACCACCAGGAGAACCGCGCGCTCGTGAACCTGCTTGAGTTCGAACTGACCGAACTCGACCCCGACGAGGACCTCTCGCGGTTCGGCTCCGTCGCGCTCGTGGACCACTCCCGGCCCGGGGTGAACGACCAGCTCCCGGAGGACACCGAGGTGGACGTGGTCATCGACCACCACCCGCCGCGCGCACCCGTCGAGGCGCGGTTCGTGGACCTCCGCTCGGACGTGGGCGCGACCTCGACGCTCCTCACGGGCTACCTCCGGAAGCTCGGCATCGAGCCGACGCCGTCGCTCGCTACCGCCCTGCTGTTCGGCATCCAGGTCGACACCCGGGACTTCTCGCGGGAGGTCGCCGGCGAGGACTTCGACGCGGCGGCGTATCTCGTCCCGCACGCCGACGCCGCGATGCTCGAACGCATCGAATCGCCCAGCGTCAGCGTCGAGACGTACGAGATACTCGCGCGCGCCATCACCGCCCGCGACGTGCGCGAGGACGTGGTGACGACCTACGTCGGCGACATCGGCGACCGCGACGCGCTCGCACAGGCGGCGGACCAGCTGCTCGGGCTGGAGGGGGTGACAACGACGCTCGTCTTCGGGACGGTCGACGACACCGTGTTCGTGTCCGCGCGCGCACGCGGGACGGACCTCGACCTCGGGGAGGCGCTCCGCGAGGCGTTCGGACAGATCGGCTCCGCGGGCGGCCACGCCGACATGGCGGGCGCCCAGATACCCGTCGGCGGGCTCGCGGACGACGAGGAGGACACCGACGAGGTCATCCGCGGCGTCATCACGGACCGCTTCTTCGAGACGCTCGGCGTAGGGGAAAACACCGCGGCACGAGCCGTGTACGCCGACGGCGAGTACCTCGGCACGCTCGACCGCTCGCCCGAGCGCGGCGACGGCGACTGACGGGGCGCGGGGTTTTTGCGCGCCGCCGTCCTCGCTCGGGGCATGGCACAGGGGACGCTCGACGGCAAGCCCGAGGTCCGCGACTACATGACGCGGGACGTGGCGACCGTCTCGCCGGACGACACCGTCGCGGAGGTGGCCCGCCGCATCGCCGAGAGCGAGGAGACCCACTCGGGGTTCCCGGTGACGAGCGGCCGGCGCGTCGAGGGGTTCATCACGGCGCGCGACCTGCTGCTCGCCGACGACGAGGCGCCCATCTTCACCGTGATGACCGACGACATCATCGTCGCCCACCCGGACATGAAGATAACCGACGCCGCGCGGGTCATCCTCCGGTCGGGCATCCAGCGGCTCCCCGTCGTCGACGACGCGGGGAACCTCGTTGGCATCATCTCGAACGCCGACGTGGTGCGCTCCCAGATAGAGCGCGCGACCCCGGACAAGGTGGCGAAGCTCATGAAGACGCTGACGAACATCCACGACGTGGGGACGCGCGAGGAGCGCCGAACCGTGAGGCTCGCCGATCTGACGCCGACCCAGAGCAAGGTGTACACGGACGAACTGGAGGGCCGCAGCTACGAGCTGGAGAACGGGCTCGCGGAGCCGCTCGTCGTCATCGACAGCCCCGTCCGCCGGGGGCCGGGCGGCGACGGCCGCCTCCTGCTCGCGGACGGCCACCACCGCGTGAAGGCGGCCCACCGGCTCGGCATCGAGGAGATGGACGCGTACGTCATCGTGCTCGACGAGCCGGTGGAACTGGGGATGGCCGAGACGGCCCGCAAGGAGGGCCTCGACTCGGTGGCCGACATCGAGGAGGTCGACTACGCACACCACCCGCTCGTGGAGACGACGAAGCGGCTCCAGGAGGAGTAACACCGGCAAGCCTTGCTAAAGCTTCTTTAGGCGGCTCACCGTAGCCGGGTCCATGTTCGACGAGGAGGAACTCGCGGCGATACGCGAGTCCCGCGAGGAGTGGGAGGACGAGACCCTCTCGGAGTACCTGGAGTACGGCGAGCGGAAGGACCGCTTCGCGACCGTCTCGAACCACGAGGTCGACCGCCTCTACACCCCCGAGGACGTGGCGGACCTCGACTACGAGGAGGACCTCGGCTTTCCCGGCGAGGAGCCGTACACCCGGGGGGCGTACCCGACGATGTACCGCGGCCGGACGTGGACGATGCGGCAGTTCGCGGGCTTCGGGACCGCCGAGGAGACGAACCGGCGGTTCCACTACCTCATCGACGAGGGGCAGACCGGCCTCTCGGTCGCGTTCGACATGCCCTCGCTGATGGGGCTCGACTCCGACCACCCGATGTCCGACGGCGAGGTCGGCAAGGAGGGCGTCGCCGTCGACACGCTCGCCGACATGGAGGTGCTGTTCGACGGCATCGACATCGGCGAGGTCTCGACCTCCTTCACCATCAACCCGAGCGCGGCCGTGATCTACGCGATGTACGTCGCGCTCGCCGACCGGAAGGGTATCGACCGCACGGAGATACGCGGCACCCTCCAGAACGACATGCTCAAGGAGTTCATCGCGCAGAAGGAGTGGGTCATCCCGCCGGGCCCTTCCCTCGACGTGGTGACGGACACCATCGAGTACGCCGTCGCGGAGACGCCCGGTATCCACCCCGTCTCCGTGTCGGGCTACCACATCCGCGAGGCCGGCTCGACGGCGGCCCAGGAGGCGGCGTTCACCCTCGCCGACGGCTTCGCCTACGTGGAGGACGCGATGGAGCGCGGCCTCGACGTGGACGAGTTCGCCCCGCTGCTCTCCTTCTTCTTCAACTCCCACAACTCCGTCTTCGAGGAGGTGGCGAAGTTCCGCGCCTCGCGCCGCGTCTACGCCCGCCTGATGGACGAGTGGTACGACGCCGAGAAGCCCGAGTCGAAGCGGCTGAAGTTCCACACCCAGACGGCCGGCCAGTCGCTCACCGCCCAACAGCCGCTCAACAACGTCGTCCGCACGACGCTACAGGCGACCGCGGCGGTGCTCGGCGGCACCCAGAGCCTCCACACGAACAGCTACGACGAGGCGCTCGCGCTCCCCTCCGAGGAGGCGGTTCGGGTCGCGCTGCGCACCCAGCAGATACTCGCCGAGGAGTCCGGCGTCGGCGACATCGTCGACCCGCTCGGGGGCTCGTTCGCCGTCGAGAAGCTCACCGACGAGATGGAGTCGGAGATACTCGCGTACATCGAGGAGATACGCGACATCGGCGACGGCTCCGTCCGCGACGGCGTCCTCGACGGCATCGACCAGGGCTACTTCCACCGCGAGATACAGGAGGCGAGCTACGAGTACCAGAAGCGCGTGGACGCGGGCGAGGAGACCGTCGTCGGGGTCAACGACTACACCATCGACGAGGACCCGGACATCGACATCCTCCACGTGGACGAGGACACCCAGGAGACGCAGCTCGACCGGCTCGCCCGCGTCAAGCGCGAGCGCGACGACGACGAGGTCGAGGCACGCCTCGACGACCTCGCGGACGCCATCGAGAACGACGAGAACGTGATGCCGTTCATCGTCGACGCGGTGAAGGCGTACGCGACGATGGGCGAGGTGATGGAGACGTTCTCCGAGCAGTACGGCCAGTACTCCGAGAAGATCGGGCTCGCGTGACGGGCTCGACAGAACGCTTATACGCCGGTTCGCCAAAGCGGTTCCCGTAACGGAATGGGGACGGACAACGAGCCGGGGCGCGGCGACCGCGTCGCGCCCCCGTCGGGTTTCGTCGGGAGCGCGAACGTCACGGCGGGTATCCGTGAGGAGTTCGCCGAGGAGGGCGTCGAGGCGTGGGCGCGCGCCGCCGACCTGCTGGACTGGGACCGCGAGTACGAGACGGTGCTGCGCGACGACGGCGGCCTGGAGTGGTTCGCCGACGGGCGGCTCAACGCGGCCGCGAACTGTCTCGACCGCCACCTCGAGGAGCGGAAGAACCGGGTCGCGCTCCGCTGGGAGGGCGCGACCGGCGACGCCCGCACCTACACCTACCTCGACCTCCACCGCGAGGTGAACGAGGCCGCCGCCGCGCTGCGCGACCTCGGGGTCGAGGCGGACGACGTGGTCACCACCTACCTCCCGAACGTCCCCGAACTCGTCGTGACGATGCTCGCCTGTGCGCGGCTGGGCGCGCTCCACAACGTCGTCTTCGCCGGCTTTTCGGCGGACGAACTCGCGGCCCGACTGCGCCGAACCGAGTCCGGATACCTCGTCACCTGCGACGGCTACTACCGGCGGGGGAACGCCGTCAATCAGCTCACGACCGCGGACAACGCCCGGATGGCGGTCGACCACGCCGTGGAGACGGTCGTCGTCGGCCGGCTTGACGACGGCGTCTACCTGAGCGACGACCACCGCCGCTACGAGGACCTGCTCGACGGCCACCGCGGCGAGACCGTCGCACCCGTCGCCCGCGACGCGACGGACCCGCTGTTCGTCATCTACACCTCGGGGACGACGGGTGAACCCTCGCGGGTGACCCACACGACGGGCGGCTACCTCGCCCACGTCGCGTGGACCGGCCACTCGGTCCTCGACATCAAGCCGACGGACACCCACTGGTGTGCCGCCGACGCGGCGTGGATCACCGGCCACTCCTACATGGTGTACGCGCCGCTCGCGCTCGGCGCGACCACCCTGCTGTACGAGGGCGCGCCCGACCAGCCGGCGAAGGACCGGCTGTGGGGCCTCGTCGAGCGCCACCGCGTCGATACCTTCTACACGGCCTCGACGGCCGTCCGCGCGTTCATGAAGTGGGGCGAGGAGTACCCGGCGAGCCACGACCTCTCCTCGCTCCGCCTCCTCGGGATGGTCGGCGAGCCCATCGACCCGCGGGCGTGGAACTGGTACCGCGACCACGTCGGGCGCCGCGAGTGCCCGGTCGTCGATACCTGGTGGCAGACGGAGACGGGCGGCGTGCTCGTCTCGACGGTCCCGGGGGTCGACGACATGAAGCCCGGAAGCGCCGGCCCCGCGGTCCCCGGCGTCGACGTCGCCGCCGTGGACCGCGAGGGCGACCCCGTGGCCGAGGGCGACCCCGGCCACCTCGCCGTGACGACGCCGTGGCCCGGGATGTCCCGTTCGCTCGCGCGCGAGGCGGGCGGCGCGGGCGACGACTGGCTCTACGTGACGAGCGACCGCGCGGTCGTGGACGGCGACGGCTACGTCACCTTCCTCGGGCGCGAGGACGACACCGTCACGGTCGGCAACACCGCCTTCGGCCCGGCGACGCTCGAGAGCGCCGTCATCGAGACGGACGGCGTCGCCGAGGCCGCGGTCGTCGAGTCGAGCGAGCGCGGTGGCACCGCCGTCGCCTACGTCTGCACGGAGCGGGGCCGCTCCGGCGACGCGGCCATGCGCGAGCGCATCGCCGACCACGTCGCCGAACGACTCGGGCCGACCGCCCGCTTCGGCGCCATCGTCTTCACCCCCGACCTCCCGAAGACCCACTCGGGGAAGATAATGCGCCGCCTGCTCGGGGCCATCGCGGACGGCGAGGAGTACGGCGACACCTCCGCGCTGCGCAACCCCGAGACGGTCGGCGAGATAGAGACGGTCGTGGACGACGGCTGAGTTTCGCCCTCTCGCGAGTTTCCGAAACGACTTTCGCGCGTGTATGACGGCCACAACGGCAGCGAGGGGGCTCGCGCGTTACTTCGGGCGCGTTTCGCCGGTAGTTTTATTTCGCGTTGTGACAATCCTGCGAACCGATGGGGCGGACACAGGGGGCCGGGGGGCTCGACGCGGCGGACTACGAGCGGCTGCGGCGCGCGGCCGACACGTACCGGCGCCGACTCGCGATACGGCTCTGCGGCGAGGCGGGTCTGACACCCGGGGAGGCCGCTCGCCTCCGCCCGGCGGACGTGACGGCGCGCGTCCACGAGGGCGCGCTCCACTACTTCATCGCGGTTCGCGACGGCGACGGCGGCGGCCGCGACGCCTACCTCCCCGGGGAGGTGAAGCGCGACCTCGACCGCTACGTCGCGTCGAACGGCCGCGGCGACGACGAGCCGGTGTTCGCGGTGAGCGCGCGCCGGCTCCAGATGCTCGTCGGCGAGACCGCGGCCGAGGCGGCCGACGGCGAGGGCGACCCGCTCGCGGACGCATCCACCGCGGACCTGCGACGCCACTTCGCGCGGACACAGCTCCGCCGGGGCGTGCCGCCCGCCGTCGTGATGACGGTCGGCGGCTGGCGACGGCTCGACGGCATCGCCGACGACCCCGCGGACGTGGGGCGCGGTACCGTCGCGGCGGCGTTCGCCCGGGCGGGCGCGGCGGGCGACGACCGGTTCCGGGCCGCGTTCGACGCACTCGACCGGCCCGCGCTGCTGCTCGACGCCGACGGCGGGGTCGAGCGCGCGACCGACCGGTTCGCGGCCCTGACGGACGGGGCGCCGGCCGGCCGCGACCTCGCGGAGCTGGTCGCCGTCGACGACACCGCCGGCCTCTGGGAGACGGCGCTGTCCGGCGAGACCTGGCGGGGCCGTGCCGTCCTCGCCCCGGACGGCGACGCGGCCGAGGGGACGCTCGCCGTCTCGGCGGTCGGCGGCACTCCCCGACCGACCGGCTTCCTCGCGGTGTTCGACCCCGGCGACGACCGTTCGGACCGGCCGAGCGGTGGACGGCTCGACGCCGTCCAGTCGCGGGTGCTCGCCGTCGGGGAATCGCTCGACGCCGGCTCGACGCGGGCGGGGGTCCTCTCGCGGGCCTGCTCGGGGCTGGTCGAGGGCGACGCCTACCGGGGGGCGTGGGCGTTCGACGCGCCGGTCGAGACCGGCGCCGAGCCCGTCGTGGATGCGGGCGGGACGGAGCCGCCCGAGGACGCCGCGGCGTTCGCGGCGGCCGCGGCGACCGACGACCGGACGACCGTCCGCGACGGGCCGAACCCGCTCGTCGCCGTGCCGCTCTCGGCCGGCGACACGGGCTACGGTGTGCTCGTGGTCGCGCCCGCGGGCGACCCCGGGGACTACGAGCGGCGGGCGCTCGCCGCCTTCGGGGGATGGGCCGCCGAGACGCTCGCGGCCGTCGAGTGGAAGCGGCTCCTGCTCGCGGACGCCGTGCTCGAACTCGAACTGCGGAGCACCGACCGCGACTCGCTGTTCGTCGGGGCCTCCGCGACGCTCGGCTGTGCGCTCTCCGTCGAGGGGCTGGTGCCGCTCGACGGCGACGCCCTGCTCTACTACGTCTCCGTCGAGGGGGTGCCGACCGAGGCGGCGCTGGACCACTTCGGCGACGCCGCCGAATCGGCGCGACTCATCGCCGCGGCCAGCGACGCCTCGCTGCTGGAGGTGACCGCGCCCGGCGACTCCCTGCTCGGGGAGCTCATCGCGCGCGGGGCACACGTCACCGACCTCGGGGCGGAGGAGGGCGCGGCGCGGCTCACCTGCGAGACGGCCCCGAACGCGGACGTCCGCGACCTCGTGGAGGGGGTCGCCGAGCGGTTCCCGGGCGTGCGCCTCGTCGCCAAGCGCGAGGTCGAGCGCTCGGTGCGGACGCCGACGGAGTTCCAGCAGGCGCTGGAGGAGCGGCTCACCGACCGGCAGCGCTCGGTGTTGCAGGCCGCCTACCACGCCGGCTACTTCGACTGGCCGCGCGGCTCGACCGCCGAGGAACTGGCCGACTCCATCGGCGTCTCCTCGCCGACGCTCCACAACCACCTGCGCCGCGCTCAGCGGAAGCTCCTCGCGGCCTTCTTCGACGGCGAGACGTAGCGCGGGCCGTCGTCGGCCGGGAGTTGGGATAGTTAGGTGGCGTGATTAATATACTCCTGTAGGTGGTAGCGGGTAGCATGTCCGAGTCAGACGATACCGACGTGCAACTGGAAGCACGGCTCCGGGAGCAGGACTACTTCCGCCCGCCATCGAAGTTCGTCGGGCAGGCGAACGCCACGGACCCGGCCATCCACGACGAGGTGGGGGAGTTCCCCGAGGGGTTCGACCGCTACGCCGAACTCCTCGACTGGGACGAGCGCTGGGACGAGACGTTCGACGGCTCGAACCCGCCCTTCTTCGAGTGGTTCGTCGGCGGCAAGCTCAACGCCTCCTACAACTGCGTCGACCGCCACCTCGACGAGCGGAAGAACCAGACGGCCCTGCTGTGGGAGGGCTCGGACGGCGAGCAGGAGAACATCACGTATCAGGACCTCTACGTCCGGGTCAACGAGATGGCCGCCGCCCTCCGCTCGATCGGCGTCGAGGAGGACGACGTGGTCACCGTCCACCTCCCGATGGTGCCCGCCCTCCCGGTCACGATGCTGGCGTGTGCCCGCATCGGCGCGCCCCACTCCGTCGTCTTCGCCGGCTTCTCGGCGCAGGCGCTCGCCGAGCGCGTCGACTCCGCCGACTCCGACTACGTCGTCACCATCGACGGCTACTACCGCCGCGGCGAGTTCCTCGACCACATCGAGAAGGCCGACGAGGGGGTCGAGTCGGCCGACAACGACCCCGAAGTGCTCGTCCACTACCGCCACGACGAGCCGAACGCCGACGTCTCGGACGACTACACGCCCGTTGACGACCTGCTCGCCGAGCACGAGCGCGAGCGGGTCGAGCCGGTGTCGCGCGACGCCGAGGACCCGCTCTTCCTGATGTACACCTCGGGGACCACCGGCAAGCCGAAGGGGTGTCAACACCGCACCGGGGGGTATCTCGCGTATGCGGCCGCAACCTCGAAGAACGTCCTCGACATCAAGCCGGAGGACACCTACTGGTGTGCCGCGGACATCGGCTGGATTACGGGCCACTCCTACATCGTCTACGGCCCGCTCGCGCTCGGCACGACGAGCGTGATGTACGAGGACACGCCCGACTACCCGCACAAGGGCCGTATCTGGGAGATAGCGGAGCGGTACGACGTGGACATCTTCCACACCTCCCCGACCGCGGTGCGGATGTTCATGAAGTGGGGCGAGGAGTACCCCGAGGAGTACGACTTCGACTTCCGGCACATGACGACGGTCGGCGAGCCGATCCAGCCGGAGGCGTGGCTGTGGTACTACAAGCACATCGGCGACGAGGACGCCGTCATCGTGGACACGTGGTGGCAGACGGAGACGGGCGGCCACCTCATCACGAACCTCCCCGCGCTGGAGGACATGAAGCCCGGGAGCGCCGGGAAGGCGTGTCCGGGCATCGAACCCGCGCTCGTGGACGACTCGGGCGACAAACTGCCGGAGGCGAGCGGACAGGCCGGGAACCTGATAATCGAGAAGCCGTGGCCGTCGATGCTCCAGACAGTCTACGGCAACGACGAGCGGTTCATCGACACCTACTGGGCGGACTTCTCGGACACCGACTCCGACGACTGGCGCGACTGGAACTACAAGGCGGGCGACGGGGCCGTCCAGGCACAGGACGGGTACTGGCGCGTGCTCGGTCGGCTCGACGACGTGATGAACGTCGCCGGCCACCGCCTCGGGACGATGGAGCTCGAATCCGCCGTCTCGGAGGTCGAGAAGGTCGCCGAGGCCGCGGTCGCCGCCCGCGAGGACGCCGAGAAGGGCGAGG from Halosegnis marinus carries:
- a CDS encoding complex I subunit 4 family protein, whose translation is MMLELLIGLCLLGAFVVFVLPDEYAPKAALGISLAPLAVALYMYSQFDGAGNALLGGDIAFESQYAWLTLGRYDVTWHMGLDGISMPLVVLSALLTTLAILASWTPIDERHSQFYGLMLFMEAALIGVFGALDFLVWFVFWEAVLVPMYFLIGVWGGARRKYAAIKFFVYTNIASIVMFIGFFGLVFGLGDSISSLDLPAIAQALRADELGSLGLLSAGQVATLAFVAMFIGFAVKVPVVPFHTWLPDAHVEAPTPASVMLAGVLLKMGTYALLRFNFTMLPEQAAALAVPIALLGVISIIYGALLALAQSDLKRIVAYSSVSSMGYVTLGLVAYTLYGVGGATFQMVSHGLISGLLFACVGVIYNTTHTRTVGDMSGLADKMPVTVGAFIAGAFAYMGLPLMAGFAAEFFVFVGSFGAAFAGAPIFTAVAMFGIVIVAGYLLWSMQRTLFGPFRSETDYEVVPAAVHDVVPLLVLIAFIIALGTFPYDLAFDMILDATEPVLETGGEVAATYGGVP
- a CDS encoding DHH family phosphoesterase; its protein translation is MPSRLVLGCGSVGRRLAVAGNGRVHVVTTDEHRVETLRSDGIAATRGDPTDPDVLAEVPFDPETVIVGSDDPARNRAAVRVAAERYPDARLFAFAGRAPTDADMTALTAVADDVVDPRAEISEFLMERVGDAGLRTRRLKRVLRNAAAPLAVIAHDNPDPDAIASAVALKHVAERAGTPAEACYFGDINHQENRALVNLLEFELTELDPDEDLSRFGSVALVDHSRPGVNDQLPEDTEVDVVIDHHPPRAPVEARFVDLRSDVGATSTLLTGYLRKLGIEPTPSLATALLFGIQVDTRDFSREVAGEDFDAAAYLVPHADAAMLERIESPSVSVETYEILARAITARDVREDVVTTYVGDIGDRDALAQAADQLLGLEGVTTTLVFGTVDDTVFVSARARGTDLDLGEALREAFGQIGSAGGHADMAGAQIPVGGLADDEEDTDEVIRGVITDRFFETLGVGENTAARAVYADGEYLGTLDRSPERGDGD
- a CDS encoding methylmalonyl-CoA mutase family protein; the encoded protein is MFDEEELAAIRESREEWEDETLSEYLEYGERKDRFATVSNHEVDRLYTPEDVADLDYEEDLGFPGEEPYTRGAYPTMYRGRTWTMRQFAGFGTAEETNRRFHYLIDEGQTGLSVAFDMPSLMGLDSDHPMSDGEVGKEGVAVDTLADMEVLFDGIDIGEVSTSFTINPSAAVIYAMYVALADRKGIDRTEIRGTLQNDMLKEFIAQKEWVIPPGPSLDVVTDTIEYAVAETPGIHPVSVSGYHIREAGSTAAQEAAFTLADGFAYVEDAMERGLDVDEFAPLLSFFFNSHNSVFEEVAKFRASRRVYARLMDEWYDAEKPESKRLKFHTQTAGQSLTAQQPLNNVVRTTLQATAAVLGGTQSLHTNSYDEALALPSEEAVRVALRTQQILAEESGVGDIVDPLGGSFAVEKLTDEMESEILAYIEEIRDIGDGSVRDGVLDGIDQGYFHREIQEASYEYQKRVDAGEETVVGVNDYTIDEDPDIDILHVDEDTQETQLDRLARVKRERDDDEVEARLDDLADAIENDENVMPFIVDAVKAYATMGEVMETFSEQYGQYSEKIGLA
- a CDS encoding acetate--CoA ligase, whose translation is MGTDNEPGRGDRVAPPSGFVGSANVTAGIREEFAEEGVEAWARAADLLDWDREYETVLRDDGGLEWFADGRLNAAANCLDRHLEERKNRVALRWEGATGDARTYTYLDLHREVNEAAAALRDLGVEADDVVTTYLPNVPELVVTMLACARLGALHNVVFAGFSADELAARLRRTESGYLVTCDGYYRRGNAVNQLTTADNARMAVDHAVETVVVGRLDDGVYLSDDHRRYEDLLDGHRGETVAPVARDATDPLFVIYTSGTTGEPSRVTHTTGGYLAHVAWTGHSVLDIKPTDTHWCAADAAWITGHSYMVYAPLALGATTLLYEGAPDQPAKDRLWGLVERHRVDTFYTASTAVRAFMKWGEEYPASHDLSSLRLLGMVGEPIDPRAWNWYRDHVGRRECPVVDTWWQTETGGVLVSTVPGVDDMKPGSAGPAVPGVDVAAVDREGDPVAEGDPGHLAVTTPWPGMSRSLAREAGGAGDDWLYVTSDRAVVDGDGYVTFLGREDDTVTVGNTAFGPATLESAVIETDGVAEAAVVESSERGGTAVAYVCTERGRSGDAAMRERIADHVAERLGPTARFGAIVFTPDLPKTHSGKIMRRLLGAIADGEEYGDTSALRNPETVGEIETVVDDG
- a CDS encoding NADH-quinone oxidoreductase subunit N, with amino-acid sequence MAIEPPLAAVAPTFVLAVTALVLFAFDSIDPDSSNNPVLAGIAFVGSLASMGVAAVYLVSGVGSPATEVYGGQLVVDDMALFFQFIFGSVTALVALASYDYLQDLRYQAEYYILLLLAATGMSLMASAGSLAVGFVALELASLPSYALVSFLKEDRGSVEAGLKYFLIGALSSAVFAYGISLVYGATGSLLLSDVATAVGGSGLPGVLGVGVLMVLGGFAFKTASVPFHFWAPEAYEGAPAPVSAFISSASKAAGFALAFRVMVVAFPIGSVVGAIDWVLAVQILAVVTMTLGNFAAATQENVKRMLAYSSVGHAGYVLIGLAALTGTGNADIVLGSGMIHLLVYGFMNTGAFLFIALAEYWGVGRTFEDYNGLATRAPLACVAMTVFMFSLAGLPVGGGFVSKYYLFAGAVNAGVWWLALVGAVNSALSLFYYSRVVKAMWIEEPAEGVDVSSYPATLYAAVIAAAVATVVLLPALGLFSGIAFDAAAVFF
- a CDS encoding CBS pair associated ParBc domain-containing protein, which codes for MAQGTLDGKPEVRDYMTRDVATVSPDDTVAEVARRIAESEETHSGFPVTSGRRVEGFITARDLLLADDEAPIFTVMTDDIIVAHPDMKITDAARVILRSGIQRLPVVDDAGNLVGIISNADVVRSQIERATPDKVAKLMKTLTNIHDVGTREERRTVRLADLTPTQSKVYTDELEGRSYELENGLAEPLVVIDSPVRRGPGGDGRLLLADGHHRVKAAHRLGIEEMDAYVIVLDEPVELGMAETARKEGLDSVADIEEVDYAHHPLVETTKRLQEE